In Terriglobus sp. TAA 43, a single window of DNA contains:
- the mltG gene encoding endolytic transglycosylase MltG — protein sequence MKFLGFLLLLVLIALGGAAYLVYAPITPSQETFVDLPVGTGTQAMAQKLQDAHVIRTRYAFLILRVWKGGNLKAGEYRFADPASALTVYQRIARGDVYTRAVTIPEGFNVYDIATAIEAAGLGTHAAFLEATQKNTDLIADLSPNAQTLEGFLYPDTYRFSRHTTMRTMLDTMVRRFRKETALLDLQQPQACAGLCTSLAQTVTLASLVEKEVHFDDERTQAAGVFINRLNRNMPLQTDPTVIYAAILAGHWTGVIHRSDLDRDSPYNTYKHPGLPPAPICSPGAAALKAALHPVDTEALYFVADNTGHTRFSSNISEHNANVADYRKGQQ from the coding sequence GTGAAGTTCCTTGGCTTCCTTCTCCTGCTCGTCCTCATCGCCTTAGGCGGTGCCGCTTACCTTGTCTACGCGCCGATTACGCCGTCGCAGGAAACCTTCGTCGATCTTCCCGTCGGCACCGGCACGCAAGCCATGGCGCAAAAGCTTCAGGACGCGCACGTCATCCGTACGCGTTATGCCTTCCTGATTCTTCGTGTTTGGAAAGGTGGCAACCTCAAAGCAGGCGAATACCGCTTCGCCGATCCCGCCTCCGCACTCACGGTCTATCAGCGCATCGCACGCGGAGACGTCTACACACGCGCCGTCACCATCCCTGAAGGCTTCAACGTCTACGACATCGCCACAGCCATTGAAGCTGCAGGTCTCGGCACCCACGCCGCTTTCCTGGAAGCCACGCAAAAGAACACAGACCTCATCGCTGATCTGTCACCGAACGCGCAGACGCTCGAAGGTTTTCTCTACCCTGATACCTATCGCTTCAGCCGACACACCACGATGCGCACCATGCTCGACACGATGGTCCGCCGTTTCCGTAAAGAAACAGCGCTGCTCGATCTTCAACAGCCACAGGCATGCGCCGGCCTCTGCACCTCGCTCGCACAGACCGTAACGCTCGCATCACTTGTAGAAAAAGAAGTTCACTTCGACGACGAACGCACGCAAGCGGCAGGCGTCTTCATCAATCGTCTAAACCGCAACATGCCATTGCAGACAGATCCAACGGTTATCTACGCCGCGATACTCGCAGGACATTGGACTGGCGTCATTCATCGCAGTGACCTCGACCGCGACTCCCCATACAACACCTACAAACACCCAGGCCTGCCGCCCGCGCCGATCTGCTCACCAGGAGCCGCAGCGCTTAAAGCCGCATTGCATCCGGTCGACACCGAAGCCCTCTACTTCGTAGCGGACAACACTGGCCACACTCGCTTCTCCAGCAACATCAGCGAACACAACGCCAACGTAGCCGACTACCGCAAAGGCCAACAATAA